A single region of the Drosophila miranda strain MSH22 chromosome 2, D.miranda_PacBio2.1, whole genome shotgun sequence genome encodes:
- the LOC108154230 gene encoding uncharacterized protein CG13380-like produces the protein MEGTDQNSIFARLNSIYGNLNGTSPRSVTVLKPNYQKKQVDKKCLYVDANNNAEKKEEDIGSDLQSDDIIIKTCICKRPEKALECGRCHQYLHGRVATICEKHPAEAYLMDLRQCPYCLASANVIKESEKTWAQIRQIEDAILSDSDL, from the exons ATGG AGGGGACTGATCAGAATTCAATTTTCGCACGTCTGAACTCAATCTACGGGAATCTTAACGGAACATCGCCGCGCAGCGTAACAGTCCTTAAACCTAATTACCAAAAGAAACAGGTCGACAAGAAATGCTTGTACGTGGACGCCAACAACAATGCGGAGAAAAAAGAGGAGGATATCGGATCCGATCTGCAATCGGATGACATTATTATTAAGACATGCATATGCAAGCGTCCAGAGAAGGCCCTCGAGTGTGGTCGCTGCCACCAGTACTTGCATGGACGCGTTGCCACAATATGCGAGAAGCATCCAGCT GAAGCTTACCTAATGGACCTTCGCCAGTGTCCCTACTGTTTGGCAAGCGCCAACGTAATCAAGGAATCTGAAAAAACTTGGGCTCAGATCCGTCAGATTGAGGACGCCATACTATCCGATAGTGATCTGTAA